The following coding sequences are from one Pseudomonas oryzae window:
- a CDS encoding cell division protein FtsQ/DivIB: MIALLRHQRPAPIGPLRKPVPRGASRMVVREPLRKRLPRLSLASLQSLVWPLLLLGLGYGAYVAGQRLLPYADQPIARVSVQGELHYVGREDVARQLAPLVQTSFFKVDLDALHAELRRIPWIADAQVRRVWPDQVLIQLEEQLPVARWGDEALLNNQGVAFAPGELSGYEHLPKLWGPQRAQQQVMQQYQMLSQLLRPLDISVASLELRERGSWFVTTGRGMELLLGRDHVVEKLRRFISVYEKSLKQDSENIARVDLRYPNGMAVAWRQPPAAPTPGDKAGERQ, from the coding sequence ATGATCGCCCTGCTGCGTCACCAGCGTCCGGCCCCCATCGGGCCGCTGCGCAAGCCGGTTCCCCGTGGGGCCAGCCGGATGGTGGTGCGCGAACCGCTGCGCAAGCGTCTGCCGCGCCTGTCATTGGCCAGCCTGCAGAGTCTCGTCTGGCCCTTGCTGCTGCTTGGCCTCGGCTATGGCGCCTACGTGGCCGGTCAGCGCCTGTTGCCGTACGCCGATCAGCCGATCGCGCGGGTCAGCGTGCAGGGCGAGTTGCATTACGTCGGCCGCGAGGATGTGGCGCGGCAGCTGGCTCCCCTGGTGCAGACCAGCTTCTTCAAGGTCGACCTTGACGCGCTGCATGCTGAGCTTCGGCGCATCCCGTGGATCGCCGATGCCCAGGTGCGCCGGGTCTGGCCGGATCAGGTGCTGATCCAGCTGGAAGAGCAGCTGCCGGTGGCCCGCTGGGGCGACGAGGCACTGCTCAACAACCAGGGTGTGGCTTTCGCGCCGGGCGAGCTGAGCGGTTACGAGCACCTGCCCAAGCTGTGGGGCCCGCAGCGCGCCCAGCAGCAGGTGATGCAGCAGTACCAGATGCTCAGCCAGCTGCTGCGCCCGCTGGACATCAGCGTGGCCAGCCTGGAGCTGCGCGAGCGCGGCAGCTGGTTCGTTACCACTGGTCGGGGCATGGAGCTGCTGCTCGGTCGCGATCACGTGGTGGAAAAACTGCGGCGCTTCATCAGTGTCTACGAGAAGAGCCTGAAGCAGGACAGTGAGAATATCGCGCGCGTCGACCTGCGCTACCCCAACGGCATGGCCGTGGCGTGGCGTCAGCCGCCGGCGGCGCCGACTCCCGGCGACAAGGCCGGCGAGCGGCAGTGA
- the ftsA gene encoding cell division protein FtsA — protein sequence MASAQSGKMIVGLDIGTSKVVALVGEVAADGQLEIVGIGTHPSRGMKKGVVVNIESTVQSIQHAIDEAQQMAGCRIHSAFVGVAGSHIRSLNSHGIVAIRDREVSRADIERVLDAAQAVAIPADQRVLHTLAQDYVIDNQEGVREPLGMSGVRLEAKVHVVTCAVNAAQNIEKCVRRCGLEVDDIILEQLASSDSVLTDDEKELGVCLVDIGGGTTDIAIFTEGAIRHTAVIPIAGDQVTNDIAMALRTPTQYAEEIKIRYACALAKLTGAGQTIKVPSVGDRPPRELSRQALAEVVEPRYEELFCLVQGELRRSGYEDMLPAGIVLTGGTAKMEGAVELAEEIFHMPVRLGLPQGVKGLEDVVRNPAYATGVGLLLYGLNKQGMPGFTGSAGTTEESKPPVFERLKRWVQGNF from the coding sequence ATGGCAAGCGCGCAGAGCGGCAAGATGATCGTCGGCCTGGATATCGGCACCTCCAAGGTGGTGGCGTTGGTTGGCGAGGTGGCGGCCGACGGCCAGTTGGAAATCGTCGGCATCGGTACCCATCCCTCGCGGGGGATGAAGAAGGGCGTGGTGGTCAACATCGAATCCACCGTGCAGTCCATCCAGCACGCCATCGACGAGGCGCAGCAGATGGCCGGCTGCCGCATCCACTCGGCCTTCGTCGGCGTGGCCGGCAGCCACATCCGCAGCCTGAACTCCCACGGCATCGTCGCCATTCGCGACCGTGAGGTCAGCCGCGCGGACATCGAGCGGGTGCTGGACGCCGCCCAGGCGGTGGCGATTCCCGCCGATCAGCGGGTGCTGCACACCCTGGCCCAGGACTATGTGATCGACAACCAGGAAGGCGTGCGCGAGCCGCTCGGCATGTCCGGGGTGCGCCTGGAAGCCAAGGTGCACGTGGTCACCTGCGCGGTCAACGCCGCGCAGAACATCGAGAAGTGCGTGCGTCGCTGCGGCCTCGAGGTGGACGACATCATCCTCGAGCAGCTGGCCTCGTCCGACTCGGTACTGACCGACGACGAGAAGGAACTGGGCGTGTGCCTGGTAGACATCGGCGGCGGCACCACCGACATCGCCATCTTCACCGAGGGTGCGATCCGTCACACTGCTGTTATCCCGATCGCCGGCGACCAGGTGACCAACGACATCGCCATGGCCCTGCGCACACCGACTCAGTATGCTGAGGAGATCAAGATTCGCTACGCCTGCGCACTGGCCAAACTGACCGGCGCCGGTCAGACCATCAAGGTGCCGAGCGTCGGTGATCGGCCGCCGCGCGAGCTGTCGCGCCAGGCGCTGGCCGAGGTGGTCGAGCCGCGTTACGAGGAGCTGTTCTGCCTGGTGCAGGGCGAACTGCGCCGCAGTGGCTACGAGGACATGCTCCCGGCCGGGATCGTCCTCACCGGTGGCACCGCGAAGATGGAGGGTGCCGTCGAGTTGGCCGAGGAAATCTTCCACATGCCGGTACGTCTGGGCCTGCCGCAGGGAGTCAAGGGCCTGGAGGACGTCGTGCGCAATCCCGCCTATGCAACCGGTGTCGGGCTGTTGCTGTACGGCCTGAACAAGCAGGGCATGCCGGGGTTCACCGGCTCCGCGGGTACTACCGAAGAGAGCAAGCCGCCCGTATTCGAGCGCCTCAAGCGCTGGGTGCAGGGCAATTTCTGA
- the ftsZ gene encoding cell division protein FtsZ encodes MFEMVDSVQSNAVIKVIGVGGGGGNAVNHMLRCGVEDIDFICANTDAQALKKVEAKTILQLGMNVTKGLGAGTNPDIGRQAAIEDRERIAEVLQGANMVFITTGMGGGTGTGAAPVIAEVAKEMGILTVAVVTRPFPFEGRKRMQIADEGIRALSEHVDSLITIPNEKLLTILGKDASLLSAFAKADDVLAGAVRGISDIMQRPGLMNVDFADVRTVMSEMGMAMMGTGHASGPNRAREAAEAAIRNPLLEDINLQGARGILVNITAGLDLSLGEYTEVGSIIEQFTSELATVKIGAVIDPEMRDELHVTVVATGLGARMEKPVKVVETAPAAAPAPQSSSLNYRDFDQPTVMRSKSSAGGAAAAVKINTQEDLEYLDIPAFLRRQAD; translated from the coding sequence ATGTTCGAAATGGTCGATAGCGTTCAATCGAATGCAGTCATCAAGGTCATCGGCGTCGGCGGCGGCGGTGGCAATGCGGTCAACCACATGCTGCGCTGCGGGGTCGAGGACATCGACTTCATCTGCGCCAACACCGACGCCCAGGCGCTGAAGAAGGTCGAGGCCAAGACCATTCTGCAGCTGGGCATGAACGTCACCAAGGGCCTGGGTGCCGGCACCAATCCGGATATCGGCCGCCAGGCCGCGATCGAGGACCGCGAGCGTATCGCCGAGGTCCTGCAGGGCGCCAACATGGTGTTCATCACCACCGGCATGGGCGGCGGCACCGGTACCGGTGCGGCACCGGTGATCGCCGAGGTGGCCAAGGAGATGGGCATCCTCACCGTGGCCGTGGTCACCCGCCCGTTCCCCTTCGAAGGTCGCAAGCGCATGCAGATCGCCGACGAGGGCATCCGCGCCCTGTCCGAGCATGTCGACTCGCTGATCACCATCCCCAACGAGAAGCTGCTGACCATCCTCGGCAAGGACGCTTCCCTGCTGTCCGCCTTCGCCAAGGCCGACGACGTGCTGGCCGGCGCGGTGCGCGGCATCTCCGACATCATGCAGCGTCCGGGTCTGATGAACGTCGACTTCGCCGACGTGCGCACCGTGATGAGCGAGATGGGCATGGCGATGATGGGTACCGGCCACGCCAGCGGCCCGAACCGCGCCCGCGAGGCGGCCGAGGCGGCGATCCGCAACCCGCTGCTGGAAGACATCAACCTGCAGGGCGCCCGCGGCATCCTGGTCAACATCACCGCCGGTCTCGACCTGTCGCTGGGCGAGTACACCGAAGTCGGCAGCATCATCGAGCAGTTCACCTCGGAGCTGGCCACCGTCAAGATCGGCGCGGTCATCGACCCGGAAATGCGCGACGAGCTGCACGTCACCGTGGTCGCCACCGGCCTCGGCGCGCGGATGGAGAAGCCGGTCAAGGTGGTGGAAACCGCTCCGGCCGCCGCTCCGGCTCCGCAGAGCTCCTCGCTCAACTACCGCGACTTCGATCAGCCGACCGTGATGCGCAGCAAGTCCAGCGCCGGCGGTGCCGCCGCCGCGGTGAAGATCAACACCCAGGAAGACCTCGAGTATCTGGATATTCCGGCCTTCCTGCGTCGTCAGGCCGATTGA
- the lpxC gene encoding UDP-3-O-acyl-N-acetylglucosamine deacetylase translates to MIKQRTLKNTIRATGVGLHSGEKVYLTLKPAPVDTGIVFCRTDLDPVVEIPARAENVGETTLSTTLVKGDVKVDTVEHLLSAMAGLGIDNAYIELSASEVPIMDGSAGPFVFLIQSAGLQEQEAPKKFIRIKRKVTVEEGGKSATFLPFDGFKVSFEIDFDHPVFRGRTQRACVDFSSTSFVKEVSRARTFGFMRDIEFLRSQNLALGGSVDNAIVVDEFRVLNEDGLRYEDEFVKHKILDAIGDLYLLGNSLIGEFRGHKSGHALNNRLLRTLIAETDAWEVVTFDDASTAPISYMRPAAAV, encoded by the coding sequence ATGATCAAACAACGCACTTTGAAGAACACGATCCGTGCCACGGGCGTCGGCTTGCATTCGGGGGAGAAGGTCTACCTCACCCTGAAGCCGGCTCCGGTGGATACCGGCATCGTGTTCTGCCGCACCGATCTCGATCCGGTGGTGGAAATCCCGGCCCGGGCCGAGAACGTCGGTGAGACCACCCTGTCGACCACGCTGGTCAAGGGTGACGTCAAGGTGGATACGGTTGAGCACCTGCTTTCGGCCATGGCTGGCCTGGGCATCGACAACGCCTACATCGAGCTGTCGGCGTCGGAAGTGCCGATTATGGATGGCAGCGCCGGTCCCTTCGTGTTCCTGATCCAGTCCGCTGGTCTGCAGGAGCAGGAAGCGCCGAAGAAGTTCATCCGCATCAAGCGCAAGGTCACCGTCGAGGAGGGCGGCAAAAGCGCCACCTTCCTGCCGTTCGACGGTTTCAAGGTGAGCTTCGAGATCGACTTCGACCACCCGGTGTTCCGCGGTCGCACCCAGCGTGCCTGCGTCGATTTCTCCAGCACCTCGTTCGTCAAGGAGGTCAGCCGGGCGCGGACCTTCGGTTTCATGCGCGACATCGAGTTCCTGCGTTCGCAGAACCTGGCACTCGGCGGCAGCGTCGACAACGCCATCGTGGTCGACGAGTTCCGCGTGCTCAACGAAGACGGCCTGCGTTACGAGGACGAGTTCGTCAAGCACAAGATCCTTGACGCCATCGGCGACCTGTATCTGCTCGGCAACAGCCTGATCGGCGAGTTCCGCGGCCACAAGTCCGGTCACGCCCTCAACAATCGTCTCCTGCGCACCCTGATCGCCGAGACGGATGCCTGGGAGGTGGTGACCTTCGACGACGCCAGCACCGCGCCGATCTCCTACATGCGTCCCGCTGCTGCCGTCTGA
- a CDS encoding DUF721 domain-containing protein, translating to MSLRPLPARAPAALLRETRTLKNLLGETQRLAHLQQLLESQLQPAARPHCRVATWRDGCLLLIVTDGQWATHLRYQQKRLLRQLRNFREFENLAKILFKVQPTAAERHATGRNPTLSSSAAHTLLSAASGIEDPRLRAALERLASHTAERDPKRP from the coding sequence ATGTCTTTGCGTCCCCTACCCGCCCGAGCCCCCGCCGCCCTGCTGCGCGAAACCAGGACACTCAAGAACCTGCTGGGCGAGACGCAACGCCTCGCCCACCTGCAACAACTGCTGGAAAGTCAGCTGCAACCGGCGGCCCGCCCGCATTGCCGGGTGGCCACCTGGCGCGACGGCTGCCTGCTGCTGATAGTCACTGATGGCCAGTGGGCCACCCACCTGCGCTATCAGCAGAAACGCCTGCTGCGCCAGCTGCGGAACTTCAGGGAGTTCGAGAACTTAGCGAAGATCCTGTTCAAAGTTCAACCAACAGCTGCCGAAAGGCATGCCACCGGTCGAAATCCGACCCTGTCCAGCTCGGCCGCCCATACCCTGCTCAGCGCTGCCAGCGGCATCGAGGATCCCCGCCTGCGCGCCGCCCTCGAGCGCCTGGCCAGTCACACGGCCGAGCGGGATCCGAAGCGCCCCTGA